AGAAACTGCTATTAAAGTGGGGATGAAATGGTCGATATTACCTTTGAACCACCATGCTCGCGAAGAACAGGGGCAATAGTCACATGCCGGTCGTGGTCAAGTGAGGTTACCGTTTCGAGTCAACTTCCGCTTTGTCCACATACGCGTGTCTCCTTCATAacttttaattcttatttcgttttcttttttcttttcctattaatttttgttgtttctttctttacaaaaATCATGATTACCGAAGAAATATTAGACGGACAACGAAATGGAACTATCAATACGGTAGGTGAATGCAAAGGACTAACAAATATTtgcttgaaaaattatttttactaaacGAAATCTTTCATTGTTAATCATTCGATTATTTCACCGAGCTAGTGTATCTGATGTATCAATTTTGTAGAGACTTCGTTTGACGTAGACCAATTTGTTCcgtcttaatttttttttttttatatttttttattattttttttttttttaacggaaACGTttcgagaaaggagaaagctTAAGTTCACTTACAAGAAGCGATCCCTCTGATATACGAGCAGAATTTCTTTTGGTTATGCAATCGCATTTCGTGTGTACTACTTTTATACGAAGTTCGTGTCGTGAGATTTGACGATAAACTTGGCAAGTTTCCCCGTTCGGTGCTTGCTTGGCCGCTTTTTAAAAGTACCGctctaagagagagagagagagagagagagagagagagagagagagagagagagagagagagaggacgatgATAAGTTCGTAATAACTAATAACGAACCGATTCTAATCCGAACATCCCCCTGTTgcttttgaatataaattagtaTAACGCGAATAAAGATTGGAGAACAAATTCTAATCAATTCTATCTCTTCTTATCTGCTACAAATATGAACAGCATAAACATAGACTACCGCGCGTGTACACGTGACATTAAAATATCGTAAGAATCGCTCGATAAACGCGTTCATATCGAGGGTAATAAGGTAAGTCACCTTCCGTCACTTGTATTTTCCTAACACGTGAATGAAGAACGTCGTctcatttgaaaaataagaaacgtaCGACGATAGCGAATAAGAAACATCATGGCGGAATAAAAGCcaagaaaattatagaatCGCTAATAGGTTTTATCGTTAGAATGCGGTCATTCGATTATGTAGAATGTGATAAGATCGCTTTAAAAGCTAaatggaaaatgaaaagacaatgaaaagaaacaaagaaaataagatatttttaatgaagacAGTACGTCACGCATAAATGATATGTATTCACAGGATAGGAAGTTGGTAAAAGAGCTTTAAGAGcttagagcgagagagagagagagagagagagagagagaaagagagaaagagagaaagagaaaaaagaatagaatgaaGAGCCGACGATTtcaacgagagaacgaaacgtAAGTATCCGAGTTCGTGTGCTCCTTCGGCTCGACATCTATGACAGGATCGACGAGCTCGGAGGGCCTGCGGCCCCAGGAAACCTCACCTATTCCTACGAGAAATACATTGTTTTCTCACGATTCTTTCGTCGAGGGACGAGATCAGCATCATCAGCCACGTCGGAAAATGACTCCGTTACCACCGAGCGGTACGCCGATACAGCTAACTCCTCTTTGGGAACACGTGGTTCGTATTAGATACGTTTCGGtcgaattaattcattttgttGCTAAACGAAATCGGTCGGTCGTTAGAAAAATAAGTAGGATGATCGAACAGGTTCGTACGAGAAGATTTCCATCGGAGATCGATACACGATTGATATTCGTCGAGATATCGGAAAGATTGCGAGATCCAGAATGGGAAGTACGGCAACACGCTCTTCGCGTTCTTATGGACGTGATGCCGACTCTGTCCGGCGAAATCGTGGACGAGGTAATGCAACCGGTGGTACCAGAACTGTTAAATAATTTAGGTCATGCAGCACCAGCCGTTCGTAAGGGCGCCTTGGACGCTTTGAGAGTATACCTCGTACATAGTCTCGACAGAGAAAGGATCGTGAAAAATGTAAGAGAGATGATTGGAACGTTCGACGAACGATATTGAAACAATTGATCGATTCTGATCGCTCGTACTTGTTTAGATATTTCGGGATGGTTTTAACCGACGAGACGTTCAGGACGTGTTTCAAACTAATCTGATCACAGGAGTGATCCTCAGTGCACCATCCTTGCTATTCCCATCGTCGAGTGGTTCTCGTCCTAGCAAGGACATCGTCAAATACGTCACCTTCTCTTTGGCCTCTCGTTTGACCCAGGTCGCCTATCAGGAAGCTATTCTAAAGTCGTTGATGAAGATTCGCGAGACTATAGGCGCGGGAGAATTCGACGACATCATTTCTGGTTGCGACGGTGAACTGAAAAAACATTTGGAAGTTCTCTGCAAGGTTTACAACGTTAAACCGAGCAAGAAGAGCCAAACGAAGATATCGTCGGATAGGAAGGAAGTTAACAAATTAGACGAGGTTGGGCCTACTCGTGAAAAAATTTGGGATAGCGACAGTGATACGTCAGGGATtgccgaagaagaagatgaaattgTTAATGGACAGATGCCACCGGCTCGAGTGGTTTTGGAAACGGAAATAAAGTTCAACGAAGAGACAGCCATCACTATGACcattctcgaagaaaaagcTACGAACAGcgaagaggacgaggaggGCGAAGAAAGTGGCACCGACGTAAGAAACGAAACTGAAATAACGAGCGAACGTAacgatacaagaaaaaaaacccCTAGACGTGTACATTTTGGTGGTGAAATCGTTAAATTAAGGACACCCGATAGCGACGATACCGAATCGGTTGTCGTAGCTTCCTCGAAAACTAGGATACCCCTTCCAGTCTCGCCAGCCACAAAGATGCCATTGGAACGGTCACGTCGAAGATCTATATCGCAGCCCAACAGTCCTCATTTCGCTAGACGCAATACCAGTAGAATGTCCAGATCACTTTCCAGTAGTCctaagagagaaatttatacACATAATGCTGATCTCAGTCCGAAAAAGGGTATTCTTACGAGAACGAGCAGTCCTCTTTTCGTTATCGAACCGATCGATCGTCAGCTTGATGATAAGAGAGATAAACGTAACGATAAGTCCGCAGAAATGTCGACTCGATCGGGATcaccaaaattaaaaaacgacgacgactcgAGTCGATCTCCGCTTCGAGTTAATtccatcgaagaaaatttcgttATCGAAAAGTTGTCCGACGATATTAAGAAGCAAAACGATCATCGAAAGGATAAGGAAGATTCGAAGAACGTTAAGGAAGATAAACCATTGTTTCGATCGTTCAGCGTTCCATCCATTAGATCGATAGAAAGTAATTACGAATCGAAAGATTCGGAGAGAATAAAAGCTCtcaaagaacaagaaagaaagaaatctttttcgaaTAATGTCGAAGAACTTTCTTCGATAAACAATCAAGCTAATCTTACCCTATATCACGAAAGTGCTAACGATACGAAAgcattttcatcgatatttgaTACGAAAGTCAATAATAGAGCTGTCTCGATAGAATCGAATCATGAGAATCTTGACGATGTTGAACGATCGCTTGACGTTACTtcgaaaatcgatgaaaagataaaggatAACGTTGCCGTAGGCACTACGTCAGGAttaaaatcgaacgaacgtgAATCGACTAATGCCTTACGAAAGATTCACAGTTCGAAAACTTTCAAACGAGAACGTGATTCACGTTCGCCAACAAAGATTGTTGATTCCGAGAATATAGTGACTTCACGTAAATATAATGAACCTGAGGAAATACGAAGAACTAAAACGAGTCATGCAGTGGAAAACGGAAACTTGACGCGTGCAGTGGGCGacaacaagaaagaaagtaaatcaCAGGAACCAAGTTGGGAAGAATTGGGATTGGTTAATCGTGACGTTTTGGATGACCTACATAACAAGGTAAGaattttcaatgttttatcaacaatatagataatattatatatcgtcgCGTAAATAAGATCTGAATATATGATAAtgactatatattttatgcagTTATTAAAGTATCATCACTAGTTGGGTTGAAACCTTTAGGGTTTAGGATAGATCGTTCCGATACATTATTGTAGGAAGTAGGTCAATCGATTTTGTCGACAAAAGTTCGTTCGTCGCGTGGCGTAACTCGATTTAAACTCGATTAATTACAGGATTGCGTAAAAACGTTCATAaactttgctttttctttttctcttctctctttctctctcttttttcttttttttctgtttgtttttatcaaatctataattaatcaatcgatattatatttttctagtctctctctctctctctccctttcttttcttgtgtTATCAAATTCTCATAATaattgatcgataataattaccttttgttttctcgttttctttcttttttttttcatttaattaagaGCTACGGcgtatcgataataatcttcAGCTGAATAATCAAAAAGTTCAAAATCCAATCTATACTTTTCGTAAAGTCTTTCTACCATCTTTCGACTCAATTGTTTAAAATAGATGCTAGATGCGTTCGTATAACCACTACCGTGTCTCCAAGTTGGTTTGATCCTTTTGTCTAATCCTAGTTTGTTCAACGCGTAAATTTGATCTCGCGATAAAGTTTCCACCTAAcgtacataattaatatttttggctaataaaatatacacaatttgtcgattgtattattattatgtaataatattacgaaCCTTGGCGATGATGTCGTATTTAACGAGACACGGTGTACAATAGAGATAATAAGGAATCCAATGATCGTCACTATAGTTAGCTAAATCTGTGTTGATCAAGTACTCAACGAATTCTCGCCACGTTGGCTCGATTCCTGCTGCTGGTGGaacattttttcttacgatcaCTTGATCGTCTTGAGGTTTTACGAAGTTCTTATctattcaacaaaaaaaaaaaaaaaaaagaaaaatgaagttgTTTTATTAGTTGGACGATTAGCTCAAGCTCGATACAATTGTTATCCAATCATGACTCACTACGATACTTTCGAACGATCATGGCTCcgtatttttgataaaaatgaagagtTCCATGCTCACGACCGGCCACAGAATTTTCCAGTTTATCTCGATATGCACTTAACAATCTTTCAAATGGATGCCTTAtcactaataatttttttgtacttcTCAATGCCTGttaacgtaaaaaatataatctcgtttagaaaataattcgaggaagatattaaaatcgttAGAATTTAGATCATATTTTACCTCGTCAGCTTCAGGATATTCTAATTCGGCTATGACTCTCCTAGCAATAGTCGATAATTGTTCTTTACCAttgtttaattctttttccgatatattcattaacagacataaattatataaccaAGTTGTACTGCTGGCTTTATATAATGGACAGTATGATATGTTATGAGctctgaaataatatatttttaatattctagtactaataaaatttcttttttcttttttttttttttttattttacaaaccTAACGATATAGAAAACGCTGTATTGAGGTGCAGGTGGAtgtttaaaagaaactttgcTCGAATCCCTGTAAATACCTAGTCTGTATTTTTTACATACTTTATCAACGGTCAACaatctttcattattaattttttctgcCTGATCCTATAAAATCCAACATTCCATTCAACGCTCTGTTCTACgagatttttattacaaagaagaaaaagaaaaatgaattatttatcgacTTACCAATAAATCTGATGAACTTAATACCGACTCGGCTTCATTCCTTTTAATTGTGGCgttcaatttaaataatatcaagatCAAACCGCACACAATAGTAATTTTAATTAGTTGATTAATAAGACGTCTTCGCGATCGATGCATGACTCGCTTCGT
This is a stretch of genomic DNA from Vespula vulgaris chromosome 2, iyVesVulg1.1, whole genome shotgun sequence. It encodes these proteins:
- the LOC127073043 gene encoding carbohydrate sulfotransferase 11-like isoform X1 translates to MHRSRRRLINQLIKITIVCGLILILFKLNATIKRNEAESVLSSSDLLDQAEKINNERLLTVDKVCKKYRLGIYRDSSKVSFKHPPAPQYSVFYIVRAHNISYCPLYKASSTTWLYNLCLLMNISEKELNNGKEQLSTIARRVIAELEYPEADEALRSTKKLLVIRHPFERLLSAYRDKLENSVAGREHGTLHFYQKYGAMIVRKYRNKNFVKPQDDQVIVRKNVPPAAGIEPTWREFVEYLINTDLANYSDDHWIPYYLYCTPCLVKYDIIAKVETLSRDQIYALNKLGLDKRIKPTWRHGSGYTNASSIYFKQLSRKMVERLYEKYRLDFELFDYSAEDYYRYAVALN
- the LOC127073043 gene encoding carbohydrate sulfotransferase 11-like isoform X3 — encoded protein: MNISEKELNNGKEQLSTIARRVIAELEYPEADEALRSTKKLLVIRHPFERLLSAYRDKLENSVAGREHGTLHFYQKYGAMIVRKYRNKNFVKPQDDQVIVRKNVPPAAGIEPTWREFVEYLINTDLANYSDDHWIPYYLYCTPCLVKYDIIAKVETLSRDQIYALNKLGLDKRIKPTWRHGSGYTNASSIYFKQLSRKMVERLYEKYRLDFELFDYSAEDYYRYAVALN
- the LOC127073043 gene encoding carbohydrate sulfotransferase 14-like isoform X2, with product MHRSRRRLINQLIKITIVCGLILILFKLNATIKRNEAESVLSSSDLLDQAEKINNERLLTVDKVCKKYRLGIYRDSSKVSFKHPPAPQYSVFYIVRAHNISYCPLYKASSTTWLYNLCLLMNISEKELNNGKEQLSTIARRVIAELEYPEADEALRSTKKLLVIRHPFERLLSAYRDKLENSVAGREHGTLHFYQKYGAMIVRKYRNKNFVKPQDDQVIVRKNVPPAAGIEPTWREFVEYLINTDLANYSDDHWIPYYLYCTPCLVKYDIIAKIIP